The Megalobrama amblycephala isolate DHTTF-2021 linkage group LG1, ASM1881202v1, whole genome shotgun sequence genome segment TATGACAGCACACTGCTTATTTATAGCCAAAAGAAATCTGAATATGAAACCGCAAACTATCTTTACTGCGGTGATGTACCGCGTTTTCAGTTCATGATCTTTAGCTGAACATGCTGGAGCAGAAACATGATGCAGAAAATCTGCACAAGTTCAGCCTGTAGAGATTGAAGCTTCACATCATGTTCAACACACTttcttacatttattttaatcattacaATAATTGAGTTCAATCTTTCTTAAAGTGACTTATTTCTACCATATATTATTAGTGTTTTCAGTGTGTTAGTTCAATCAAATCTGTGACCCACAGCAGGAAGATCTTCATGTTCTACTAGTTGAGATGCACAGTTTAAGCCAGTCAAACAGAAAACTGAACAACAAACAACAGGCACAAGAGCTTTACTTACTCTGGACAAATGATCATGGACTGTGTTAATGTTTGAAAATCACTAAAATCTCTTACAGTATGATGAAGAGACAGACGTCAGGAGTCACAGAAAATGATCAGCTgaagactgaagaaagacacgAAGGAGAGAATAAAATCTGAACATGTCTGACACTGACACCAGAGGTGAGAATCAGATCAGAGTTTAAACTGATTCTtcaagaacatttttattacattgtCAATAGAATTAAAACTCTTGAATGGCTTCATTTATATGCAGAGACAAGAGTATAGATAACATCTGAAATATACATAACATCTGAGgatattaatttctttactgCATACTCAGTGAAAATCAGCTAAATTATTCTCTTTTCCTCAAGTCTGATGAAGATGATTGATTCTCTGAAGTGATTTTCCAGCATCTCACACTTTCTCTTGTTTCAAAGATTTGTTCAAAGATGATGTTTTCTGATTATGATGAGAGTCAAATAtaatgtaagacttttgtttcaTACAGCGATTCCTCCTCGCAGGAGAAGATGGAGCAAAGAACAACCTCCTAACTGTAAGTCTTTACCTACATAAATGCATGAAGTGATGAAGAATGTGGGAATTATGGGTAATTTATATTCTTCTTCATCTATCAGTTTCAGAGGGTGTGAAGCTGAATCTGGTTGTGTGTGGGAGTGACGGCACATTAAAATCCTCCATATCAGAGCTGATCCTgcagcagacagacagaagatcAGACGTGGATCTTCATGGACGTCAGATCAGTCTGGTGGATCTTCCAGCTCTGTTCAACACTCGTCTCTCAGAGGAGGAAGTGATGCGTCAGGCTCTCCACTGTGTGTCTCTCTGTCATCCTGGAGTTCATGTTTTCCTCCTCATTATTCCTGATGCTCCACTCAATAATGAAGACAAAGCAGAAATGGAGGAGATCCAGAGGATCTTCAGCTCCAGAATCAACGAACACATGATGGTCCTCATAATGCAGAATTCAGAGCATCAGACAGAAGAACTCAATGAAGAAACACAGTCTGTCATTGAGAGATTTGGAGGACGACATCATTTCTTTGGTCCCAACACACAAGTGTCCACATTGATGGAGAACATTGAGAAGATGCTGGAAGAAAACAGAGGAGAGTTTTACTCCACAGAGACATTTCTGGAGGCACAGATGGAAAAAACTGATGAAATATGAAGAGATGAAGAAGAAAATCGACTCACTAGAGACACATTTACTGTCACAAGGTAATGACCAGAAAATCAGTTTGGGTCTTAAACTAAATTCTGAACTAAAACTCTAAAACTTAAATTCTACAATAGATTTATTCTATAATagtgttttatacatttgtgtttttgcagaagaactgaaacattttaaattgaaaagtGGCTCATCTTACCATGATCCCCCTGTTGATCTCGTCATGTTTTCTTACATTTCAATATGATTTTCAGGTTCAAGAGAAAACACAGATGATCTGAGGATTGTGCCGCTGGGAAAAACTGGAGTTGGGAAGAGTGCAACAGGAAACACAATCTTAGGAAGAGATGCGTTTACAGCAGAAACATCTCAAGAGTCAGTGACTAAAGAGAGTCAGAGAGAATCATCTGAAATCAACGGCCGACACGTTACTGTGATCGACACTCCAGGACTGTTTGATACTGAACTGAGTAATGAGGAGATCCAGAGAGAAATCAGACACTGCATCTCCATGATCCTGCCTGGACCACATGTGTTCATCATTGTGCTCAATTTAGGACAACGATTCactaaacatgaggaaacatcAGTAAAGATCATCCAAGAGATGTTTGGAGAGAAATCTTTAATGTTCACCATGGTGCTCTTCACCAGAGGAGATTTCCTGAAGAACAAAACTATTGAACAGTGTTTTGGAAAACCTGGATCTGTGATCAGAAACCTGATTGAAGCGTGTGGAAACAGATTCCATGTGTTCAATAATAATCAGACTGGAGACCGAACACAGGTGTCTGATCTACTGGAGAAGATAGACAACATGGTGAGAGCGAACGGAGGGAGTTTCTACTCATGTAAGATGttcagagagatggagagagaaagacaagAACAACAGATGAAGATCCTGATGGACAGagtcagagaaagagaagaactgatgaagaaacatgaagaagagaaagagagaatgaagatgatgatgaaggaaGAAAGACAGAATCAagacaaagagagaaaaagaagagaAGAAGAATTTAATGAGAGAAGAACGATataaaagagaaataagaaaagAAGAGAAACATCAGAGAGAGATACGagacgagatgagacgagaACGAGAGACATTCAAACATGAAATAGAGGAAATGAGACAAGAAAAAGAGAATTtgaagaaagaaaaggaaaaactgCAGATCAAATACGACACTGAAATAGACAGACTGATGAACAGATTAGAGAATGAAAGACAGAATCTTGAcactgagagaaagagaagagaagaagagtTTAATGAGAGCAAAGAGCGATATAAAAGagaaatgaaagagaaagatgagagAGAGGAAAAGATGTGTGAGGAGATGAAGAAAGAACGAGAGGAATGGGAGAAACAGAAACTAGAGGAAAAGATgagaagagaagaagaggatgagaaaagaagagaaaaagatGAACAGATTTAGAGACTGAAAAGTAAAATGGAGGGAATAATCAGagataaagaaaaaatgaagataatgatggagaaagaaaaacagaatcataaagagagagaaataagagaagaagaagataagaaaaggacagagagagaaaatcaGAACCGTGATGAACAGATTCAGAGACTTGAGAGTGAAATGGAGGGAATaatcagagagaaagagaaaatagAAGGAGAGAGACGAGAACAACTAGAGGATTTAGAGAAGAGActgacagaagaaagaaacatgAGAGAAGATCAACAAAAGACTTCTGAAGAAACACTGAAACTCCTTGAAGAAGAACTGAAGAGAAGACGAGTGGAGTGGAGAGAGGAATATGAACGAGAGGAAGAGAAGATGATGAGGAAGATCTGCTCTGAAACTGATCCGTCACTACAGGTGAGTCTTCATGACACTTTGGTCTTTAGTGTTTCTCCTGTTAGTAGTTTTTTTAGTTATAATAACCCAGAGAAACTTACCAAACTCTGAAAATTAAGAAATCTACTCTCTGAAGTTTGCTTACTGAATGATTTTTGTTTCAACTCCAAAAGGTCTCAGCCTACAGGAAACTGGAGACTGAATACAGCAAGTGGTCCTGGAGTCTTCACAGTGCCATGATGGAAACTGAGAACAAACTACACAACAAAATAGAGAATGAAGTGATTCATGAGGTTGAGGAAACTGATCGTCACAGAGAACTGAAGAAGACAAGCGAAGAAGTGGAAAAATCAATGTCAGAGTTCTTTGAGAAAAACATTGATAAATATATACTGATTCAGTGGAAAACATCATTTGAAATCAAAATCAGAGAGCTTCAGGAGAACATTGTGAGAGAAACAAACAGGAGATTAAATGAGGTTCTTCATCAGCGAGAACTGAAGAAAAAGATTGATGCTCAGAGGAAACATCATGAAAACACTCTCTATGAAAAGAGCAAAGAACTCGCCTTAAAACTCAGAGACAAAACAAATGATGAAGAAACACTGAAGAAAGAGTTTGATTTGTTCTGGAAACAGAGTGTGAAGAAGATCATCAGAGACGCTCCTGAAATCAGAGACATTGATGTAATGAGAGATGTGAGAGAGATCCTCAGTGACGTCTATGAAAGTGTTTCTGTAGATCACTGGAGAGAGAGCAGGGATATTTTCACTGTGCCCAGTTATTCATATTATGTGAAGGTAAAGAAATCCAGTGGATTCATAAATGTCTACAGATCAGCTATAGAGATGTATGGTTTATTTCTATCTAAAGATGATGAAGCTCAAATCAGATCATTAGTCACAGATGTTGCtcagcagacagacagaatgattcagtcatttaacatttcaaaGATGGGCTACAACATCAGctacattcatcaactcacagaTTACATCAAGAGGAGAGTAACAGAACATGAGGAAGAACAAGTGAAATATGTGTTCAGGAATGAATTCTTCATGGATTTGGTTATTTCCATCTGTAAGAGATCAAACAAGATGATCACTGACCAACACAGACTGTTCAGAGAAGTTAATGATCCTGTAATACATGTTgagaagaagagagaagagTACTATAGTATTTTCCAGAAATACTGTCATGGAGCAACATCAGCTGCTGTTTTTGGGGAGATCATCTGTCAGAAACTGAAAGAGCCCATTGAGCAGAGCGTCTACAAGAAGACTGCCAGAGATCTGACAGATGAAATGAGATCAAACTGTGAATCACTGAATGGAAACAGATCAAATCTGGAGAAACACATCCTGAAGACACTGGCAGAAGAGGATTTTGACAAATACATGAACTACATTCGTAATCCCAGAGATCACTTCAAAAGTTTCATCAGAGATGAAGTCAGTCGGTACATCTCTGATAagttcagtgtcagtgttttacCCAAGATGAAGGAGAACATTGAACTCCTGCAGCAGAAGTTCATGAAAGCAGCACATGTATCTACTGAACATGTTCAAGAGAACAGAGGTTTGTGGTTGAAGAGTTTCACACAGCAGATCTCAGATGAGCTGATCTTCTCTGAAAAAGACCTCAGTGGAGTCAAACAtgatgatgttgatgatttCAGCCTCCTAGAAGATGTGATGAGAAGAGAACTTCATGCTATAATGTCTGAGATCAGCAGGAGATTCAACACTGAGACATTTGATGAAGTACTGGACCTCAGGTTCAGAGCAGATGAGCTTCTGATTGATTTCTTCTGTCAGTGCTGTTGGGTTCAGTGTCCGTTCTGTGAAGTCATCTGCACCAACACCATAGAAAACCATGATGGAGATCACTGTGTTCCTTTCCACAGAGTGACTGGAATTAATGGCATATATTACAGTTTAACACAGAATCTCTGTACTGATATTTGCACAAATTTAGTGGCAAGTGATCAGAGGTTTAATACATCAGATGgaagttttaaatataatgaatacaGAAGAGCAGGAGGAGTTTATGCAGACTGGAGCATCACTCCTGATTTCTCTGAACTGCTCTACTGGAAGTGGTTTGTGTGCAGATTCCAGAAACATCTGGAAAAATactacaataaaacatttgaggGAGATGGTGAGATACCAGTTGAATGGAGAAAATACTCAAAACAGGAAGCTATTGAGAGTTTGGATCGATACATGTAATGGAGCAGATGAAGAATGAGACTCTTGCGTCTCCTCTCAGATTCAGATCACAGTCAGAAATGAGTTTCTCTGACATTCATCAGTGAATCTGAGCTCATCTACACCTCAGAAGATCAGAGCTTCATCAAATACTCCAGAAGAGATTCAGTTCCTCATACAAGTGTCTGTCAGATGATCAAAACAACATATTTCTGAACATATGCCTCATTGATAAAGCTCAAAATGATTGATGTATCTTATAGTTTATTACTAATCTAAACAGCTTAATCTCCATCATGAACTGAAAAAG includes the following:
- the LOC125264428 gene encoding interferon-induced very large GTPase 1-like, which codes for MKYEEMKKKIDSLETHLLSQGSRENTDDLRIVPLGKTGVGKSATGNTILGRDAFTAETSQESVTKESQRESSEINGRHVTVIDTPGLFDTELSNEEIQREIRHCISMILPGPHVFIIVLNLGQRFTKHEETSVKIIQEMFGEKSLMFTMVLFTRGDFLKNKTIEQCFGKPGSVIRNLIEACGNRFHVFNNNQTGDRTQVSDLLEKIDNMVRANGGSFYSCKMFREMERERQEQQMKILMDRVREREELMKKHEEEKERMKMMMKEERQNQDKERKRREEKKRTERENQNRDEQIQRLESEMEGIIREKEKIEGERREQLEDLEKRLTEERNMREDQQKTSEETLKLLEEELKRRRVEWREEYEREEEKMMRKICSETDPSLQVSAYRKLETEYSKWSWSLHSAMMETENKLHNKIENEVIHEVEETDRHRELKKTSEEVEKSMSEFFEKNIDKYILIQWKTSFEIKIRELQENIVRETNRRLNEVLHQRELKKKIDAQRKHHENTLYEKSKELALKLRDKTNDEETLKKEFDLFWKQSVKKIIRDAPEIRDIDVMRDVREILSDVYESVSVDHWRESRDIFTVPSYSYYVKVKKSSGFINVYRSAIEMYGLFLSKDDEAQIRSLVTDVAQQTDRMIQSFNISKMGYNISYIHQLTDYIKRRVTEHEEEQVKYVFRNEFFMDLVISICKRSNKMITDQHRLFREVNDPVIHVEKKREEYYSIFQKYCHGATSAAVFGEIICQKLKEPIEQSVYKKTARDLTDEMRSNCESLNGNRSNLEKHILKTLAEEDFDKYMNYIRNPRDHFKSFIRDEVSRYISDKFSVSVLPKMKENIELLQQKFMKAAHVSTEHVQENRGLWLKSFTQQISDELIFSEKDLSGVKHDDVDDFSLLEDVMRRELHAIMSEISRRFNTETFDEVLDLRFRADELLIDFFCQCCWVQCPFCEVICTNTIENHDGDHCVPFHRVTGINGIYYSLTQNLCTDICTNLVASDQRFNTSDGSFKYNEYRRAGGVYADWSITPDFSELLYWKWFVCRFQKHLEKYYNKTFEGDGEIPVEWRKYSKQEAIESLDRYM